One genomic region from Bacillales bacterium encodes:
- a CDS encoding NUDIX hydrolase: MSHLLQVRVTGILIEDERLLLVRQKVSESRNWSLPGGRVEAGETLEEALMREIMEETGLHTKVVKLLYVCDVPEANPALIHVTFLVRSVGGELTLPSNALDDNPISAVKKVPITDLINYGFTERFCNCLRNGFPGSGDYMGHKKNIGL, encoded by the coding sequence GTGAGCCATCTTCTGCAAGTTCGCGTCACCGGAATTCTCATTGAAGATGAACGTCTTTTATTGGTCAGGCAGAAAGTTTCGGAGTCGAGAAACTGGTCGTTGCCCGGCGGACGCGTGGAAGCCGGAGAAACGTTGGAAGAAGCTTTGATGAGGGAAATAATGGAGGAAACTGGACTGCATACGAAAGTGGTTAAGCTGCTGTATGTTTGCGATGTCCCCGAAGCAAATCCGGCTCTGATCCATGTTACATTTTTAGTGAGAAGCGTCGGCGGGGAACTGACCTTGCCGTCGAATGCATTGGACGATAATCCAATTTCCGCCGTGAAAAAAGTACCGATAACGGATTTAATCAACTACGGGTTTACCGAACGGTTTTGCAACTGCCTGCGAAATGGTTTTCCCGGCAGTGGAGATTACATGGGGCATAAGAAAAACATTGGACTTTAA
- a CDS encoding ABC transporter permease, with protein sequence MNSSPITPVSERKLKNHASFRQSLRNSLTMAYRGLLKIRRTPEQLFDVTFQPIIFTLMFTYIFGGAISGDVQSYLPVIIPGILVQTVITTSIVTGVQLREDMEKGVFDRFKSLPIARIAPLAGALLADSVRYTIATVLTFIMGYLMGYRPDGGIDHVVIAGILVILCSWAVSWIFAFFGVIARTASSVQGISMLVLFPLTFLSNAYVPVETMPNWLQWFVRVNPISHLVSAVRELANQGSFGQDLVITLLGAAIIVAVFAPLTVRAYMRRT encoded by the coding sequence GTGAACAGTTCACCGATCACACCGGTTTCGGAACGCAAACTGAAAAATCATGCCAGTTTCCGGCAGTCGCTGCGCAATTCGTTGACGATGGCGTATCGGGGGCTGCTGAAGATCCGTCGGACGCCTGAGCAGTTGTTTGACGTGACGTTCCAGCCGATCATTTTTACTTTGATGTTCACCTACATTTTCGGCGGCGCCATTTCCGGCGATGTGCAAAGCTATTTGCCTGTCATCATTCCCGGCATCCTCGTGCAGACCGTCATCACGACATCCATCGTGACCGGCGTCCAGCTCCGCGAGGACATGGAAAAAGGCGTATTCGACCGGTTTAAATCGCTGCCGATCGCGCGCATTGCGCCGCTTGCGGGAGCGTTGTTGGCCGATTCCGTCCGTTATACGATTGCGACCGTGCTCACTTTTATCATGGGGTACCTCATGGGTTACCGGCCGGACGGCGGGATTGACCACGTCGTCATCGCCGGCATCCTCGTCATTCTTTGTTCTTGGGCGGTCAGCTGGATTTTTGCCTTTTTCGGTGTCATCGCACGTACGGCTTCAAGTGTGCAAGGCATCTCGATGTTGGTGCTGTTTCCGCTGACGTTTCTGTCAAACGCTTATGTTCCGGTCGAAACGATGCCGAATTGGCTGCAGTGGTTCGTTCGCGTCAATCCGATTTCGCACCTCGTCTCGGCCGTCCGTGAACTCGCGAATCAAGGCTCTTTTGGCCAAGATCTTGTGATTACCTTACTTGGCGCCGCCATCATTGTAGCCGTCTTCGCCCCGCTCACGGTCCGCGCATACATGCGGCGCACCTAA
- a CDS encoding ATP-binding cassette domain-containing protein, with amino-acid sequence MEKGRNSDVLAVNARGLVKTFGDNRAVDGVDLNVRAGTIYGVLGPNGAGKTTTISMLGTLLKPDAGTAKIFGYDVVKEPQIVRQLIGITGQYASVDESLSATENLVIFSRLLGLSRTEAKRKAAELLEEFGLTEAAKRPLKKFSGGMRRRLDLAASLIAQPPLIFLDEPTTGLDPRTRNQMWDTIRRLVDTGSTVLLTTQYLDEADQLADRIAVIDRGKVVAEGTVDELKASVGTSSLHLRVRRAEDMAEARRLVESVLHVQSSVSAEAAKITAPMKDPNRVTDLLIALREAEIPLAEMSVQKPTLDEVFLAITGHGVQDVQESEASRERMGVEV; translated from the coding sequence ATGGAGAAAGGCAGAAATTCCGATGTATTGGCTGTTAATGCGCGCGGTCTCGTGAAAACGTTCGGCGATAACCGTGCGGTTGACGGTGTGGATTTAAACGTTCGTGCCGGCACGATCTATGGCGTGTTGGGACCGAACGGCGCAGGCAAGACGACCACGATCAGCATGCTGGGCACCTTGTTGAAACCGGATGCAGGCACGGCGAAGATCTTCGGATACGATGTCGTGAAGGAACCACAGATTGTGCGCCAATTGATCGGGATTACCGGGCAGTATGCATCGGTGGATGAGTCGTTGAGCGCGACCGAGAATCTCGTTATCTTCTCGAGGTTGCTTGGGCTGAGCCGCACGGAAGCGAAGCGGAAGGCTGCGGAGCTGCTCGAGGAATTTGGCTTGACGGAGGCGGCGAAGCGGCCGTTGAAAAAATTCTCGGGCGGGATGCGGCGGCGTTTGGATTTGGCGGCCAGCTTGATCGCACAGCCGCCGCTCATCTTCCTTGATGAGCCGACGACAGGGCTGGATCCGCGCACGCGGAACCAGATGTGGGATACGATCCGCCGATTGGTCGATACGGGGTCAACGGTCTTGTTGACCACGCAATACTTGGATGAGGCGGATCAGCTGGCGGACCGGATCGCGGTCATCGACCGCGGGAAGGTGGTGGCCGAAGGGACGGTCGACGAGCTGAAAGCGTCGGTCGGCACGTCGTCGCTGCATTTGCGGGTGCGGAGAGCGGAGGACATGGCGGAAGCGCGGAGGTTAGTGGAGAGCGTGCTGCATGTGCAGTCGAGCGTGTCGGCGGAAGCGGCGAAGATAACGGCACCGATGAAAGATCCGAATCGGGTGACCGATTTGTTGATTGCGCTGCGGGAGGCGGAGATTCCGCTTGCCGAGATGAGTGTGCAGAAGCCGACGCTCGACGAGGTGTTCTTGGCGATCACCGGTCACGGCGTCCAGGACGTACAGGAGTCTGAAGCGTCGAGAGAACGAATGGGGGTAGAAGTGTGA
- a CDS encoding DUF4177 domain-containing protein encodes MARWEYQTVKFKTGGFMGGKLDERAFQDELNTYGQDGWELVSCFDTSQYQGSSREIVVVFKRSQ; translated from the coding sequence ATGGCACGATGGGAATATCAAACAGTGAAATTCAAGACCGGAGGATTTATGGGAGGAAAACTGGACGAGCGCGCCTTTCAAGATGAGTTAAACACATATGGGCAGGACGGTTGGGAGCTTGTTTCTTGCTTCGATACGAGTCAATACCAAGGGTCATCGCGCGAAATCGTTGTTGTTTTTAAAAGAAGTCAATAA
- a CDS encoding isochorismatase family protein: MKLAFLVIDMQAVHFEGRVSKQTIEEACEYINYVADLVRSNGHLVIHVKDIEGMDESNKDSFEVIPQIVRETEDLWVTKQFSNAFWQTDLEQILKAHGVEFVILAGFAAEQCVLFTYNGASERGFTPVMLQGGIVSANPDVIASTYKHRNLISHPVVKCIVHR; the protein is encoded by the coding sequence ATGAAACTCGCGTTTTTGGTGATTGATATGCAAGCGGTCCACTTCGAAGGAAGAGTGAGCAAACAAACGATCGAAGAGGCATGTGAGTACATTAATTATGTGGCTGACCTGGTGAGATCGAACGGTCATTTGGTCATTCACGTGAAGGACATCGAAGGTATGGATGAGTCGAACAAAGATTCGTTCGAGGTGATTCCGCAAATCGTTCGGGAAACAGAGGATTTATGGGTCACGAAACAATTTTCGAACGCGTTTTGGCAGACGGACCTGGAACAAATTTTAAAAGCACATGGGGTGGAGTTTGTTATTTTGGCAGGTTTTGCGGCGGAACAATGCGTGCTGTTTACGTACAACGGGGCGTCGGAGAGAGGGTTTACTCCTGTGATGCTGCAAGGCGGCATTGTCAGTGCGAATCCGGATGTGATCGCTTCAACTTACAAGCATCGGAACCTCATCTCGCATCCGGTTGTGAAATGCATCGTCCATCGATAG
- a CDS encoding YobA family protein: MRSKRKTFLAVFIQAIFISLLIAGCGTANSNDDLSSPPDGEGFILETASNRVLVIDRPMKGKKWEDISPGYHGKAIWLRTNRSDLRPGQKIQYWVKGGVAESYPMQAQAETIKVMK; this comes from the coding sequence ATGAGATCAAAACGGAAGACTTTTCTGGCGGTATTTATTCAGGCAATTTTCATAAGCCTATTGATAGCAGGATGCGGCACTGCAAACTCAAACGATGATCTGTCTTCACCTCCTGACGGGGAAGGGTTCATTCTTGAAACAGCATCCAATAGAGTGTTGGTGATCGACCGGCCGATGAAAGGGAAGAAATGGGAGGATATTTCTCCGGGTTATCATGGAAAAGCCATTTGGTTAAGGACGAACCGCTCTGATTTGCGGCCCGGACAGAAAATCCAGTACTGGGTTAAAGGCGGCGTTGCCGAATCCTATCCGATGCAAGCGCAGGCTGAGACCATCAAGGTCATGAAATGA
- a CDS encoding RNA polymerase alpha subunit C-terminal domain-containing protein produces the protein MAPSERTLKTCSQGHPFYKSSDCPVCPICEQERKPENGFLSHLSAPARRALENQGITSLQQLSTYSEKEILKLHGMGRSSIPKLKAALKEAELSFKK, from the coding sequence TTGGCGCCTTCCGAGCGAACTTTAAAGACTTGCAGCCAAGGGCATCCATTTTATAAAAGCAGCGACTGTCCTGTGTGCCCAATCTGTGAACAAGAACGCAAACCTGAAAACGGGTTTCTCTCACACCTTTCAGCGCCGGCGCGACGAGCGTTGGAGAATCAAGGCATCACCTCATTGCAGCAACTATCGACTTACAGCGAAAAAGAAATCTTAAAGTTGCACGGCATGGGGCGGTCCTCGATTCCGAAGCTGAAGGCGGCATTGAAGGAAGCGGAATTATCTTTTAAAAAATGA
- a CDS encoding NYN domain-containing protein, producing MSLEAMNDLKLAVLIDADNVPYTNIKGILEEIAKYGTPTLKRIYADWTTPSVSGWKKVLLDNAIVPIQQYSYTTGKNSTDSAMIIDAMDILYSEQVDGFCILSSDSDFTRLVTRLREAGMKVFGFGERKTPKPFIAACDKFTYIEIITNGKDGNDASQVPKTKVKPDPKASNVEKIDKKIVKLISNSINDVADEDGWAFLGAIGGLITKKKPDFDSRNYGFAKLTPLVKSIEKFEIKEIEMKDSNTKLVYVRNKE from the coding sequence ATGTCGCTGGAAGCGATGAATGATTTGAAATTGGCGGTGCTCATTGATGCCGATAACGTGCCTTACACGAATATTAAAGGCATTCTTGAGGAGATTGCGAAGTATGGAACGCCGACATTAAAAAGAATTTATGCCGATTGGACGACGCCTTCGGTGTCAGGCTGGAAGAAAGTTTTATTGGATAATGCGATCGTTCCGATCCAACAGTACAGCTATACGACGGGGAAGAATTCGACGGATTCAGCGATGATCATTGATGCGATGGATATTTTGTATTCGGAGCAAGTGGACGGCTTTTGTATTTTGTCGAGCGACAGCGATTTCACGAGATTGGTGACAAGGCTCCGGGAAGCGGGCATGAAAGTGTTCGGTTTTGGGGAACGCAAGACGCCGAAACCTTTTATCGCGGCTTGCGACAAATTCACCTACATCGAAATCATTACAAACGGCAAAGATGGGAATGATGCTTCCCAAGTGCCGAAAACGAAAGTCAAACCGGATCCGAAAGCTTCCAATGTCGAAAAAATCGACAAAAAAATCGTCAAATTGATTTCGAATTCCATTAATGATGTGGCCGACGAAGATGGCTGGGCTTTTCTTGGGGCGATTGGCGGCTTGATCACGAAGAAGAAGCCTGATTTCGATTCGCGAAATTATGGGTTTGCCAAACTGACCCCGCTCGTCAAAAGCATTGAAAAATTCGAAATCAAAGAAATTGAAATGAAAGATTCGAATACGAAGCTCGTTTATGTGCGAAATAAAGAATAA
- a CDS encoding VOC family protein, with the protein MFSKLGQVMLYVNNQDKAVQFWTEKAGFQVMAEENNGQGMRWIEIAPNKDAETSIILHNKEWVAKMSPELNLGTPSLMFFTENVDELHDRLSRNNVKVGEIVNMPFGRVFNFADDEENYFAVKEQK; encoded by the coding sequence TTGTTCAGCAAACTCGGCCAAGTGATGTTGTACGTCAATAACCAAGATAAGGCGGTTCAATTTTGGACGGAAAAAGCAGGATTTCAGGTGATGGCTGAAGAAAATAATGGACAAGGCATGAGATGGATTGAAATTGCACCAAACAAAGACGCAGAAACGAGCATCATTTTGCACAACAAAGAATGGGTGGCGAAAATGTCGCCGGAGCTGAACCTCGGCACGCCTTCATTAATGTTTTTTACGGAAAATGTTGATGAATTGCATGACCGGCTTTCTCGAAACAACGTCAAGGTCGGGGAGATCGTAAACATGCCTTTCGGCAGAGTGTTTAACTTCGCCGATGACGAGGAAAATTACTTTGCCGTCAAGGAGCAAAAGTAA